A single window of Streptomyces cathayae DNA harbors:
- a CDS encoding ABC transporter permease codes for MYLAVVAGGFRRYATYRAATVAGVFTNTVFGLILVYTYLALWNERPDLGGYGPAQAVTYVWLGQALYATLAVQGGGFEIELMERIRTGEIAIDLYRPADLQWWWLAHDLGRSGFQLLGRGVVPFLFGVLVFPVALPGDPLTWFAFLLTVLLAMVVSFAIRYLVALSTFWLLDGTGVMQMLMILGLLCSGMVLPLNVFPGLFGEVVRVLPWAALLQGPADVLMGETGALPVFALQGAWAVALLAAGRLVQSAATRRVVVQGG; via the coding sequence TTGTATCTGGCCGTGGTGGCCGGGGGCTTTCGGCGGTACGCGACGTACCGGGCGGCGACGGTGGCCGGGGTGTTCACCAACACCGTTTTCGGACTGATCCTGGTGTACACCTATCTGGCGTTGTGGAACGAGCGGCCGGACCTCGGGGGGTACGGGCCGGCGCAGGCGGTCACGTACGTGTGGCTGGGGCAGGCGCTGTACGCGACGCTGGCCGTTCAGGGCGGCGGGTTCGAGATCGAACTGATGGAACGGATCCGTACGGGTGAGATCGCGATCGACCTGTACCGGCCGGCCGACCTGCAGTGGTGGTGGCTGGCGCACGATCTGGGCCGGTCGGGGTTCCAGTTGCTGGGGCGGGGGGTGGTCCCCTTCCTGTTCGGGGTGCTGGTCTTCCCGGTGGCGCTGCCCGGCGATCCGCTGACCTGGTTCGCGTTCCTGCTGACGGTGCTGCTCGCGATGGTGGTCAGTTTCGCGATCCGGTATCTGGTGGCGCTGAGCACGTTCTGGCTGCTGGACGGCACGGGGGTGATGCAGATGCTGATGATCCTGGGGCTGCTCTGCTCGGGCATGGTGCTGCCGCTGAACGTCTTCCCCGGGCTGTTCGGGGAGGTCGTACGGGTGCTGCCGTGGGCGGCGCTCCTCCAGGGGCCGGCCGACGTCCTGATGGGCGAGACGGGCGCGTTGCCGGTGTTCGCGCTCCAGGGCGCGTGGGCGGTGGCTCTGCTGGCGGCGGGGCGGCTGGTGCAGTCGGCGGCGACGCGGCGGGTGGTGGTCCAGGGTGGCTGA
- a CDS encoding ABC transporter permease, producing the protein MWIRSTMAYRTSFVLTTVGSLVVTGLDFVGIALMFSHVDVLAGYVLAEVAFLYGLSMLSFGAADLALGSMDRLGRRVRDGTLDTLLVRPVPVLAQVAADRFALRRVARLLQGLIVLCWAVVSLDVDWTPLKLLLMPVTVVSGAAIFCAVFVAGAAFQFVAQDASEVQNAFTYGGQTLLQYPPTVFAQELVRGVTFVLPLAFVNWVPASYVLGRPYPLGLPEWAVFGSPVVAAVCCALAGVAWRAGLRSYRSTGS; encoded by the coding sequence ATGTGGATCCGGTCGACCATGGCGTACCGGACGTCGTTCGTCCTGACGACCGTGGGGAGCCTGGTGGTGACCGGGCTGGACTTCGTCGGGATCGCGCTGATGTTCTCGCACGTCGACGTGCTGGCCGGTTACGTGCTGGCCGAGGTGGCGTTCCTGTACGGCCTGTCCATGCTGTCCTTCGGGGCCGCGGACCTGGCGCTGGGTTCGATGGACCGGCTGGGGCGCCGGGTGCGGGACGGCACGCTCGACACGCTGCTGGTGCGGCCGGTGCCGGTGCTCGCCCAGGTGGCCGCGGACCGTTTCGCCCTGCGCCGGGTCGCCCGTCTGCTGCAGGGGCTGATCGTCCTGTGCTGGGCCGTGGTCTCGCTGGACGTCGACTGGACGCCGCTGAAGCTGCTGCTGATGCCGGTGACGGTGGTGAGCGGGGCGGCGATCTTCTGCGCGGTGTTCGTGGCGGGCGCGGCGTTCCAGTTCGTGGCGCAGGACGCGTCCGAGGTGCAGAACGCGTTCACCTACGGCGGGCAGACGCTGCTGCAGTATCCGCCGACGGTGTTCGCGCAGGAACTGGTGCGGGGGGTGACCTTCGTGCTGCCGCTCGCCTTCGTCAACTGGGTGCCCGCGTCCTATGTGCTGGGCCGGCCGTATCCGCTCGGGCTGCCGGAGTGGGCGGTGTTCGGGTCGCCGGTGGTGGCGGCGGTGTGCTGCGCGCTGGCGGGGGTGGCGTGGCGGGCGGGGCTTCGTTCGTATCGGAGTACAGGGAGTTAG
- a CDS encoding ABC transporter ATP-binding protein, which produces MDGDGDGGFILLDRVEKVFDVRKRTGFLKRERRRVRAVDSLSFAVARGEMVGYIGPNGAGKSTTVKMLTGILTPSGGRLRVAGIDPTRERMRLAHRIGVVFGQRTTLWWDLPLIDSYRLMHRMYRIPDARYRANLERLVELLDLRALLDTPVRQLSLGQRMRGDIAAALLHDPEVLYLDEPTIGLDVVSKTRVREFLRELNAERATTVLLTTHDLQDIEQLCSRVMVIDHGRLMYDGPLAGLHRAGESERTLVVDLEREMPPIDAPAPARVVRVEGPRQWLAFPATESAAPLVARIAAQYPLVDLSVREPDIEAVIAKMYAERADQADQADGVDGVDGVEQAEQAGAAEQADAAGRAVP; this is translated from the coding sequence GTGGACGGTGACGGCGACGGTGGGTTCATCCTTCTCGACCGGGTCGAGAAGGTCTTCGACGTGCGGAAGAGGACCGGCTTCCTGAAGCGGGAGCGGCGGCGGGTGCGGGCCGTGGACTCGCTCTCGTTCGCCGTGGCCCGCGGCGAGATGGTCGGCTACATCGGGCCGAACGGCGCGGGCAAGTCGACCACCGTCAAGATGCTGACGGGGATCCTCACCCCGAGCGGCGGACGGCTGCGGGTGGCCGGTATCGATCCCACCCGGGAGCGGATGCGGCTGGCGCACCGGATCGGGGTGGTGTTCGGGCAGCGGACGACGCTGTGGTGGGACCTGCCGCTGATCGACTCGTACCGGTTGATGCACCGCATGTACCGGATTCCCGACGCGCGGTACCGCGCGAACCTGGAGCGGCTGGTCGAACTGCTGGACCTGCGTGCCCTGTTGGACACCCCGGTGCGTCAACTGTCCCTGGGGCAGCGGATGCGCGGCGACATCGCGGCGGCGCTGCTGCACGACCCGGAGGTGCTGTACCTGGACGAGCCGACCATCGGTCTGGACGTCGTCTCCAAGACCAGGGTGCGGGAGTTCCTGCGGGAGTTGAACGCCGAGCGGGCCACGACGGTGCTGCTGACCACGCACGACCTGCAGGACATCGAGCAGTTGTGCTCGCGGGTGATGGTCATCGACCACGGCCGGCTGATGTACGACGGCCCGCTCGCCGGGCTGCACCGGGCGGGGGAGAGCGAGCGGACCCTGGTGGTGGACCTGGAGCGGGAGATGCCGCCGATCGACGCGCCGGCGCCCGCGCGGGTGGTGCGGGTGGAGGGGCCGAGGCAGTGGCTGGCGTTCCCGGCGACGGAGTCGGCGGCTCCGCTGGTGGCGCGGATCGCGGCGCAGTACCCGCTGGTCGACCTGTCGGTGCGGGAGCCGGACATCGAGGCGGTGATCGCGAAGATGTACGCGGAGCGGGCAGACCAGGCGGACCAGGCGGACGGGGTGGACGGGGTGGACGGGGTGGAGCAAGCAGAGCAGGCGGGTGCGGCGGAGCAAGCGGACGCGGCGGGGCGGGCGGTCCCGTAG
- a CDS encoding DUF1707 SHOCT-like domain-containing protein, which translates to MTDDAVPDLRASDADRERVAAVLRDAVAEGRLDMEEFEERLDATYKARTYRELEPITRDLPAPGVTAPAVSLTKPPERGDTWADRVVPGSEGTSTWAVAVMSGFQRKGRWTAPRRFNCFTFMGGGQIDLREANFADREVVINAIAIMGGVDVIVPPGVEVVVRGFGLMGGFDHSEEGEPGDPGAPRVVVTGFAFWGGVGVQRKMARAEKQRLREERRREKLERRDRKEHGGELDVSSSGQASLGHGGHGAGHGYGSFDSLHGRHGEEQREPRRDGDR; encoded by the coding sequence ATGACCGACGACGCAGTCCCGGACCTCCGCGCCTCCGATGCCGACCGAGAGCGGGTCGCCGCCGTCCTGCGGGACGCGGTCGCGGAGGGGCGCCTCGACATGGAGGAGTTCGAGGAGCGGCTGGACGCGACGTACAAGGCGCGGACCTACCGGGAACTCGAGCCGATCACCCGCGATCTGCCCGCCCCGGGCGTGACGGCCCCCGCCGTGTCCCTGACCAAGCCCCCGGAGCGGGGCGACACTTGGGCGGACCGGGTGGTCCCGGGCAGTGAGGGGACGTCGACCTGGGCCGTCGCCGTGATGTCGGGGTTCCAGCGCAAGGGCCGCTGGACGGCGCCGCGACGGTTCAACTGCTTCACCTTCATGGGCGGCGGGCAGATCGACCTGCGGGAGGCGAACTTCGCGGACCGCGAGGTCGTGATCAACGCGATTGCGATCATGGGCGGGGTGGACGTCATCGTCCCGCCGGGTGTCGAGGTCGTCGTCCGCGGTTTCGGCCTCATGGGCGGCTTCGACCACAGCGAGGAGGGCGAGCCGGGTGACCCGGGCGCCCCGCGGGTGGTCGTCACGGGGTTCGCCTTCTGGGGCGGTGTCGGTGTCCAGCGCAAGATGGCCCGGGCGGAGAAGCAGCGGCTGCGCGAGGAACGCCGTCGCGAGAAGCTGGAACGCAGGGACCGCAAGGAACACGGCGGCGAGCTCGACGTCTCCTCGTCCGGCCAGGCCTCCCTGGGCCACGGCGGGCACGGGGCCGGGCACGGCTACGGCTCCTTCGACTCCCTGCACGGCCGCCACGGCGAGGAGCAGCGCGAGCCCCGCCGCGACGGCGACCGCTGA
- a CDS encoding SGNH/GDSL hydrolase family protein, with the protein MTRRRDGGAGAPPAKYRALLAAMVAAIVAVSAAIYVTAASDDGTRHRGTLAEGRDAPRNPAAPASTGTWVGSWAASPVGGEPGTETTGLAGRSVRNVVHTSVGGTGARITLSNLYGQSPLTVTHATIAVSAGRGTPAALAGTMRRLTFGGGPAVVIPAGGRVLSDAVRVAVPHDGDVLVTTYSPSVSGPVTYHPHARQISYAARGEHTRDTTGVAYTEESASWRYLTALDVLSKEADGTVVVLGDSLTDGITSTTGGNNRWPDVLSDRLRAAAEAGRNVPRHGVVNEGISGNRVLADGLGRPPENPSGLNRFDRDVLDRTNVRVVVIVLGVNDILRDRDLADPDAVVGGLNTLVERAHARGLKVVGATLMPFGGHRGHTGPREAVRQQINAEIRAGRVFDAVVDFDRALRDPYDPRRLRFDYDSGDHLHPSDRGYTRMAEVFDLDDLKGGAPARL; encoded by the coding sequence ATGACCCGGCGACGTGACGGGGGCGCGGGGGCGCCGCCCGCGAAGTACCGCGCCCTGCTCGCCGCCATGGTCGCCGCGATCGTGGCCGTTTCCGCCGCCATATACGTCACGGCGGCCTCCGACGACGGTACGCGACACCGCGGCACCCTCGCCGAGGGCCGCGACGCCCCGCGGAACCCGGCCGCACCCGCCTCCACCGGCACCTGGGTCGGCTCCTGGGCCGCCTCCCCCGTCGGAGGCGAACCCGGCACCGAGACGACCGGCCTCGCGGGCCGCTCGGTGCGCAACGTCGTGCACACCAGCGTCGGCGGCACCGGCGCCCGGATCACCCTGTCCAACCTCTACGGGCAGTCCCCGCTGACCGTCACCCACGCCACGATCGCCGTCTCCGCCGGCCGGGGCACCCCGGCGGCGCTCGCCGGCACGATGCGGCGGCTCACCTTCGGCGGCGGCCCCGCCGTCGTCATCCCGGCCGGCGGCCGGGTGCTGAGCGACGCCGTGCGCGTCGCCGTCCCGCACGACGGGGACGTCCTGGTCACGACGTACTCCCCCAGCGTCTCCGGACCGGTCACGTACCACCCGCACGCCCGTCAGATCTCCTACGCCGCCCGCGGCGAGCACACCCGCGACACGACCGGCGTCGCGTACACCGAGGAGAGCGCCTCCTGGCGCTACCTGACCGCGCTGGACGTGCTGAGCAAGGAGGCCGACGGCACCGTCGTCGTCCTCGGTGACTCGCTCACCGACGGGATCACCTCCACCACCGGCGGCAACAACCGCTGGCCGGACGTCCTGTCCGACCGGCTGCGCGCCGCGGCCGAGGCCGGGCGGAACGTGCCGCGCCACGGCGTCGTCAACGAGGGCATCAGCGGCAACCGCGTCCTCGCCGACGGCCTCGGCCGCCCCCCGGAGAACCCCAGCGGTCTGAACCGTTTCGACCGCGACGTCCTCGACCGTACGAACGTCAGGGTCGTCGTCATCGTCCTCGGCGTCAACGACATCCTGCGCGACCGGGACCTCGCCGACCCGGACGCGGTCGTCGGCGGCCTGAACACCCTGGTCGAGCGGGCGCACGCCCGCGGGCTGAAGGTCGTCGGCGCGACCCTGATGCCGTTCGGCGGCCACCGCGGCCACACCGGCCCGCGCGAGGCGGTACGGCAGCAGATCAACGCGGAGATCCGCGCGGGGCGCGTCTTCGACGCCGTCGTCGACTTCGACCGGGCCCTGCGCGACCCGTACGACCCGCGCCGGCTGCGCTTCGACTACGACTCGGGCGACCACCTCCACCCGAGCGACCGGGGGTACACGCGGATGGCGGAGGTCTTCGACCTGGACGACCTGAAGGGCGGGGCACCGGCCCGGCTGTAG
- a CDS encoding DUF445 domain-containing protein, translated as MKRTERTRAADTTDAGAGSGSGAGGVTNRTMTTFSAADEEKQRGVRRMKLTATGLLLFVAVVYVLAEWASHRGAGAWAGYVAAAAEAGMVGALADWFAVTALFRYPLGLRIPHTAIIPNKKDQLGVSLGDFVGENFLSEDVVRGRLRAVGIGSRLGTWLAVPEHADRVTAELSAALRGALTVLRDSDVQAVVGEAVTRRANAQEIAPGMGKMLEKVVADGGHKKAVDVVVTRAHDWLVLHGDYVMNAVHGGAPGWTPRFVDRKVGERVYKELLRFITEMRDMPTHPARGALDRFLADFASDLQSDTDTRARVERLKGEVLGRDEVQDLIASAWTAVRSMIVSAAEDERSELRLRVRASLLSLGARMAADPRMQGKVDGWLESAAVYVVTTYRKEITSLITDTVASWDPEHTTRKIEANIGRDLQFIRINGTVVGSLAGLVIYTVARALGA; from the coding sequence ATGAAGCGGACCGAGCGGACGAGGGCGGCGGACACCACGGATGCCGGAGCCGGTTCCGGTTCCGGTGCCGGCGGCGTCACGAACCGCACGATGACGACGTTCAGCGCGGCGGACGAGGAGAAGCAGCGCGGTGTGCGCCGGATGAAGCTCACCGCGACCGGACTGCTGCTGTTCGTCGCCGTGGTGTACGTCCTCGCCGAATGGGCCTCCCACCGGGGCGCCGGCGCCTGGGCGGGCTATGTCGCCGCCGCGGCCGAGGCGGGCATGGTCGGCGCGCTCGCCGACTGGTTCGCCGTGACCGCCCTCTTCCGCTACCCCCTCGGCCTGCGCATCCCGCACACCGCGATCATCCCCAACAAGAAGGACCAGCTCGGTGTCTCCCTGGGCGACTTCGTCGGCGAGAACTTCCTCTCCGAGGACGTCGTCCGCGGGCGGCTGCGCGCCGTCGGCATCGGCAGCCGGCTCGGTACCTGGCTCGCGGTGCCCGAACACGCCGACCGGGTCACCGCCGAGCTGTCGGCCGCCCTGCGCGGCGCGCTGACCGTGCTGCGCGACTCCGACGTCCAGGCGGTGGTCGGCGAGGCCGTCACGCGCCGCGCGAACGCCCAGGAGATCGCGCCCGGCATGGGCAAGATGCTGGAGAAGGTCGTCGCCGACGGCGGCCACAAGAAGGCCGTCGACGTCGTCGTCACCCGCGCCCACGACTGGCTCGTACTGCACGGCGACTACGTGATGAACGCCGTGCACGGCGGGGCCCCCGGCTGGACCCCGAGGTTCGTGGACCGCAAGGTCGGCGAACGCGTCTACAAGGAGCTGCTGCGCTTCATCACCGAGATGCGCGACATGCCCACCCACCCCGCGCGCGGCGCCCTCGACCGCTTCCTCGCCGACTTCGCCTCCGACCTCCAGTCCGACACCGACACCCGCGCCCGGGTCGAGCGCCTCAAGGGCGAGGTCCTCGGCCGCGACGAGGTCCAGGACCTGATCGCCTCCGCCTGGACCGCCGTACGATCCATGATCGTCTCCGCGGCGGAGGACGAGCGCAGCGAGCTGCGGCTGCGGGTACGCGCCTCACTGCTGTCGCTGGGCGCGCGCATGGCGGCCGACCCCAGGATGCAGGGCAAGGTCGACGGCTGGCTGGAGAGCGCCGCGGTGTACGTCGTGACCACCTACCGCAAGGAGATCACCTCCCTGATCACGGACACCGTGGCGAGCTGGGACCCCGAGCACACGACGAGGAAGATCGAGGCGAACATCGGCCGCGACCTCCAGTTCATCCGCATCAACGGCACGGTCGTCGGCTCCCTGGCGGGCCTGGTCATCTACACGGTGGCGCGGGCATTGGGGGCGTAG
- a CDS encoding Hsp20/alpha crystallin family protein: MLMRTDPFREFDRLAQQVLGSTGRPSVMPMEAYRAGDDFIVHFDLPGIDPETIELDVERNVLNVRAERRSPAPEEAELLVAERPTGSFTRQLFLGETLDTEHIDASYEAGVLTLRIPVAEQAKPRRIQITGGDRRKQIGG; the protein is encoded by the coding sequence ATGCTCATGCGTACGGACCCCTTCCGTGAATTCGACCGACTCGCGCAGCAGGTCCTCGGTTCCACCGGCCGTCCCTCGGTGATGCCGATGGAGGCCTACCGGGCAGGGGACGACTTCATCGTCCACTTCGACCTCCCCGGCATCGACCCCGAGACGATCGAACTGGACGTCGAGCGCAACGTCCTCAACGTGCGCGCCGAACGCCGTTCCCCGGCCCCCGAGGAAGCGGAGCTGCTGGTCGCCGAACGTCCCACGGGCTCCTTCACCCGCCAGCTCTTCCTCGGCGAGACCCTGGACACCGAACACATCGACGCGTCCTACGAAGCAGGCGTCCTGACCCTGCGCATCCCGGTGGCCGAACAGGCCAAGCCGCGCCGCATCCAGATCACCGGCGGCGACCGCCGCAAGCAGATCGGCGGCTGA
- a CDS encoding DUF2267 domain-containing protein, producing MTTLTPHKPVTPRTEGVVIPAPNRDRRTRRDEGRDDGWRELVDAVRETGQYPTRAEAESVTRIVLSALGGHVVGEERVDLARALPEEAARVIASQIPATRPLTAAEFVDSVATRIEGATPATARWDVSSVLSVLPRLVGDALVTRLLDQLPPGYALLFGRAELSPAE from the coding sequence ATGACCACGCTGACGCCGCACAAGCCCGTGACACCGCGTACGGAAGGGGTGGTGATCCCCGCCCCGAACCGCGACCGCCGCACCCGCCGCGACGAGGGCCGGGACGACGGCTGGCGCGAACTGGTGGACGCGGTACGAGAGACGGGTCAGTACCCGACGAGAGCGGAGGCGGAGAGCGTCACCCGCATCGTCCTGTCCGCCCTCGGCGGCCACGTCGTCGGCGAGGAACGCGTCGACCTGGCCCGCGCCCTGCCCGAGGAGGCGGCCAGGGTGATCGCCTCCCAGATCCCGGCGACCCGCCCCCTGACGGCGGCTGAGTTCGTCGACTCGGTGGCCACCCGCATCGAGGGCGCGACCCCGGCCACGGCCCGCTGGGACGTCAGCTCGGTCCTGAGCGTCCTGCCGCGCCTGGTCGGGGACGCCCTGGTCACCCGCCTCCTGGACCAGCTGCCCCCGGGCTACGCCCTCCTCTTCGGCCGAGCGGAACTGTCCCCGGCGGAGTGA
- a CDS encoding histidine phosphatase family protein, producing the protein MRLLLIRHGQTPSNLKHLLDTAEPGPGLTPLGQEQAAALPGALAKERIDVLYASTLLRTQLTAAPLATRTGLEVVVRDGIRELSAGDLEMRGDAEAAETYLTTAFAWSAGNTGLRMPGGENGVEALGRYDAVVAEAAATGAETVAMISHGAAIRMWVAARAENVDVDFAAAHALRNTGAVILSGTPGGGWRAHRWEDHSLGPEDSGPGESGPAGEAVEGAHG; encoded by the coding sequence ATGCGACTCCTGCTCATACGCCATGGTCAGACCCCCTCCAACCTCAAGCACCTGCTGGACACGGCAGAGCCCGGCCCCGGGCTGACCCCGCTGGGCCAGGAGCAGGCGGCCGCCCTCCCGGGCGCGCTGGCGAAGGAGAGGATCGACGTCCTCTACGCCTCCACCCTGCTGCGCACCCAGCTCACCGCGGCACCGCTGGCCACCCGGACGGGACTGGAGGTCGTGGTGCGCGATGGTATCCGGGAGCTGTCCGCCGGCGACCTGGAGATGCGAGGGGACGCCGAGGCCGCCGAGACCTACCTGACCACGGCCTTCGCCTGGTCGGCGGGGAACACCGGGCTCCGGATGCCGGGCGGTGAGAACGGGGTGGAGGCCCTGGGGCGGTACGACGCCGTCGTGGCGGAGGCCGCGGCCACCGGGGCCGAGACCGTGGCCATGATCAGCCACGGCGCCGCGATCCGCATGTGGGTGGCGGCCCGGGCGGAGAACGTCGACGTCGACTTCGCCGCCGCCCACGCGCTGCGGAACACCGGCGCCGTCATCCTCTCCGGCACCCCCGGCGGGGGCTGGCGGGCGCACCGCTGGGAGGACCACTCCCTCGGCCCCGAGGACAGTGGACCGGGCGAGAGCGGCCCCGCGGGGGAAGCCGTCGAAGGCGCCCACGGCTAG
- a CDS encoding translation initiation factor IF-2 yields MAGRKPGGGTAFEDMSHEQMLAWLDQANAGTVQAAADRLVAAAEEIRKIAEELKVRPQWVEWKGKGADAFRTWSGDLANSTLRLGDFSEDAAKWLAETSGAIAQAQVAIPRDAESAQANLDAARAARNDPDAAAVGAKSTSELEALAANKEKVRQQAAAQMRKLGQTYTWSATQLNALERPKFPPPPKAFVPTDSRSIGYDPTENRPGSSVTGTTISGTVSSAYLAQGREGSAGAPDLRQSQSPGAASSAHHTPVDVKQPTQMAVDSVATLPQSSPSPTAAAGSQPGPESVKGGVAPQSGITPPVFGSRAGAPVNSPAGHGRAPGMGRMPFQPGQGPTLNPVRMPSGAGAAGSSNGIVGGRSVMPPEGRPTGAIPRGTVVGGDRAVTHGPVGPTAGTASPAGRVVGQQSQVPARRSQFSNGGVVGGRPLPNAGGGSGRPQQPGRTGAVVSGPGSPGTAGSSGSADHGIVGGVSSAARSGQSHGAGGARAPQPASPTSPGGRNGRPRRAAEDEETRRQDDRRTVPPVIN; encoded by the coding sequence ATGGCAGGCAGGAAACCCGGAGGCGGAACGGCCTTCGAGGACATGAGCCATGAGCAGATGCTGGCATGGCTGGATCAGGCGAACGCGGGGACGGTGCAGGCCGCCGCCGACCGGCTGGTGGCAGCGGCGGAGGAGATCCGCAAGATCGCCGAGGAGCTGAAGGTCCGCCCGCAGTGGGTGGAATGGAAGGGCAAGGGCGCGGACGCCTTCCGCACCTGGAGCGGCGATCTGGCCAACTCCACCCTGCGGCTGGGCGACTTCAGCGAGGACGCGGCGAAGTGGCTGGCGGAGACGTCCGGAGCGATCGCCCAGGCGCAGGTGGCCATCCCCCGTGACGCCGAAAGCGCGCAGGCGAACCTGGACGCGGCGCGGGCGGCACGCAACGACCCGGATGCCGCGGCGGTGGGCGCCAAGTCCACCAGCGAACTCGAGGCGCTGGCGGCGAACAAGGAGAAGGTGCGTCAGCAGGCAGCGGCACAGATGCGAAAGCTGGGACAGACGTATACGTGGTCGGCCACACAGCTGAACGCGCTGGAGCGCCCGAAGTTCCCGCCACCGCCCAAGGCGTTCGTGCCGACGGACAGCCGCTCGATCGGCTACGACCCCACGGAGAATCGCCCCGGCAGTTCAGTGACGGGGACCACCATCTCCGGCACCGTCTCCTCTGCTTACCTGGCGCAGGGCCGGGAGGGTTCCGCCGGCGCTCCGGACCTGAGACAGTCTCAGTCTCCGGGAGCGGCATCATCCGCGCACCACACGCCGGTGGACGTGAAACAACCCACACAGATGGCCGTCGACTCCGTGGCCACGTTGCCTCAGAGTTCGCCGTCTCCGACAGCTGCGGCAGGCAGCCAGCCCGGCCCGGAATCAGTGAAGGGCGGAGTGGCTCCGCAGAGCGGCATCACTCCTCCGGTGTTCGGCAGCAGAGCCGGTGCTCCAGTCAACAGCCCGGCGGGGCACGGGCGGGCTCCTGGCATGGGCCGGATGCCTTTCCAGCCTGGCCAAGGCCCGACGTTGAATCCCGTACGCATGCCGAGTGGTGCCGGCGCTGCCGGTAGCAGTAATGGCATCGTCGGCGGCCGTTCTGTCATGCCGCCCGAGGGCAGGCCGACCGGGGCGATCCCGCGCGGAACAGTTGTAGGTGGGGATCGCGCGGTCACGCACGGCCCGGTGGGGCCGACCGCTGGTACGGCGAGTCCGGCGGGACGTGTGGTGGGCCAGCAGAGTCAGGTCCCCGCTCGTCGCTCCCAGTTCTCGAACGGTGGGGTCGTCGGCGGTCGTCCGCTGCCGAACGCCGGTGGGGGTAGCGGACGTCCACAACAGCCGGGGCGTACGGGAGCGGTGGTGTCCGGACCTGGTAGCCCAGGTACGGCGGGTAGCTCCGGCTCGGCCGACCACGGCATCGTGGGCGGCGTGTCCAGTGCGGCGCGCTCGGGGCAGAGTCACGGTGCCGGTGGAGCTCGTGCACCCCAGCCGGCCTCCCCTACGAGCCCTGGTGGCAGGAACGGGCGGCCGCGCCGTGCGGCCGAGGACGAGGAGACTCGGCGGCAGGATGACCGCCGCACCGTACCGCCGGTCATCAACTGA